TCCACTGTTTAAGCACTTTAAGCACCACCAGCCGTTTCAGTACCGAAAGGACCGCCATGCGCTACGTAGTGGGGTACACCGCCAACGCGAGGGGGCACGACGCCGTTCACCTCGCCGTGGCGCTCGCCCGGAACCACGATGTGAGCCTGGACCTGGTCCTGGTGGTCCCTGAGGACTCTCCTTTCAATGCCGTCTACCCGCCGGAAACCGGCTACGACGACATCCTCAACGAGCAAGCACAGCGTTGGTTGGACGAAGGCCTGGCCCTGGTTCCGGACGACATCACTGCGCGGGGCCACATCCGCCGCGGGGATTCCGAAGCCCGCACGCTGATCGACGCGTCCGTGGAAATGGACGCTGCGGCACTGGTCATCGGAGCCACCAACAGTGGTTTGTTCAAGCGCTTCACCATTGGTTCGGTGGCTGGCGCGTTGCTCCATTCGGCACCGTTGCCGGTTGCCCTGGCACCGCACGGATATCGTCGCACGGAACCGATCACCCGGATGAGCTGCGGTTTCGGCACGCGTCCGGGGGCTGATGAGCTCCTGGACGTTGCCGTGGAGTCCGCGCGTGATCGCGGCCTTCCGCTGCGGCTCGTCTCCTTGTTGGCGCTCGACGGCGGTGACTCGCCTGAGCTGCTCGACGCAGCCTGGATGCATGCCGCCCAGCGCATTGCCGCCGTCGAAAGTTCCACTGCGGATGCGCTGGTGCCGGAACCCGAAATTGTGGTCGCGAAGGGCCGGACCATCGAGGAAGCGGTGGACCGCCTTGACTGGGAAGACGGCGAAATCCTGTTGATCGGCTCCAGCCGGCTCGCCCAGCATCGGGCCACTTTCCTTGGCACCACCGCAAACCGGATCCTGCGTGCCCTCCCCGTTCCCATGATTGTGGTCCCCCGCGACTACACGCGACAAAGCTCCTAGCAATCGCCTGAGAGGCAATACCCATGTCAACTGCACCAAAGACGGTCCAGTCGAAAGAATCTTCCCTGAGTGAAAAGGGACTGAAAGCCGGATCGGTGGGCCTGATTGGCGCCGTCGTGATCGGTGTTTCATGCATCGCGCCCGCCTATACCCTCACCGCAGCGTTGGGCCCCACAGTCTCGGAAGTAGGCGTGCATCTTCCCGCCATCTTCCTGGTGGGCTTCATTCCCATGCTGCTGGTGGCGCTCGGCTACCGCGAACTGAACAACGCCATGCCCGACGCCGGTACCTCCTTTACGTGGGCGACGCGTGCTTTCGGGCCGTGGATCGGTTGGATGGGTGGTTGGGGGCTGATCGCGGCGACCATCATTGTGTTGTCCAACCTCGCGGCCGTTGCGGTGGACTTCTTCTACCTGATGCTCGGGCAGCTCTTCAGCAATCCGGAGCTGGCAGGCCTCAGCAAGATCCTTCCGTTGAACATCGCCACCACGTTGGTGTTCATTGCCCTCGCGTGTTGGATTTCCTACCGGGGAATGGAGACCACAAAGGGCGTGCAGTACGTGCTGGTGGCCTTCCAGTTGCTGGTCCTGGGCTGGTTCGCTGTGTCCGCCTTCGCGCACGTCGCCAACGGCACCGCGTTTGATGCCACTGCCATTTCGCCCGATTGGTTCAACCCTTTTGCCGTGGACTCGTTCTCGCAGTTTGCGGCAGGCGTATCGCTCTCGATCTTCATTTACTGGGGCTGGGACGTCACCCTGACCATGAACGAGGAAACCAAGAACCCGGAGAAGACCCCGGGCCGTGCCGCGACCATCACCGTGCTGGTCATCGTGATCATCTACATGACCGTTGCATTGGCCACCCTGTCGTTCGCGGGCGTCGGCGACACCGGGCTGGGTGCCGGGAACCCTGAAAACCAGTCAAGCATCTTCGCCGTCCTGGCCGGTCCGGTGATGGGGCCGTTCGCAATCCTCATGTCGTTGGCCATCTTGAGCAGCTCGGCGGCCTCCCTGCAGTCCACGTTTGTTTCGCCGGCCCGGACCATGCTGGCAATGGGCCACTACCGCGCCATCTCGCCGCGGTTTGGGCGCATCAGCCCCACGTACAAGTCGCCCAGCTTCGCCACCATTGCCGCTGCAATCGCTGCGGCGGCGTTCTACGTCATCACGCGCACGGTATCGGAGAACGCACTCTGGGACACCATCACGGCGTTGGGCATGATGATCTGCTTCTACTACGGCATCACGGCCCTGGCCTGCGTGTGGTTCTTCCGGGCCGTGGCCTTCAGCAGCGTGCGCGCCTTCTTCTTCAAGCTCCTGGCGCCTTTGGTGGGTGGAGTGATCCTGTTGGTCATGTTCGTGAAGACCGCCATGGACTCGATGGATCCGGAATATGGCTCCGGCTCATCGGTTGCCGGGGTGGGCCTGGTGTTCATCCTGGGCATGGGTGTGATCCTGCTGGGCGTGGTGGTCATGCTGGTGATGTACCGGTTGCGGCCCGAGTTCTTCAAGGGCAAGGTTCTGTAGTTTCACCTCGGGGAGGGGACTGGGACTCCTGCTGCACGTTCGGCTGCTGTGAGGGCTTCGGCCAGGCGTTCGACGGCGGCCCGGTAGTCGGTGCCGGCGGTCACCTTGCAGTAGTCAGCCTCACGCATGGCCCGGGCAAGCATCGCTGTTTCTGCGATCCTGACGTCTGACATGGCCGGGAAGTCGATGGTCCGCCCCGGGTCAAGCTCGTACCTTTGCCACTGCTGGACGAGCTTCTGGTGGCGGTCAGTGTCCTGGACAAAACCAGCACGACGCCGGGGCTCAGCTGCGAGGATGCGCTCCACTTTGCGGGTACTCACCAGGGTTCCGCCGACGGTGGCTACGCCCACCAGGACCATGATGAGTCCGGCGGGGGCCCACTGTACTGCGGGGACCAGGATTGCGGGAAGGATCACCACCGACCCTCCGAAAACGTCCCAGAAGATCCCGTCCGGCTCCGGGCCGCGACCATGCATCAGTTTCCTGTGCAGGGCGTACGTGGTTGCTGCGGTTGCAAGAACCAGGGCTGCACCCCACAGGAGCATCACGGCGGGCATCGGACCACCTCCAGGCGACATCACGTTGCTTTGATTTCAGTATGCGCCAGTGCCTGCGTGGGCGCGAGGGGCCAGGTTGTCGGACCCGGCGCGTAGCCTAGGCGCATGAGACTGAAAATGTGCAGCATCCACGTCAAGGACCCCGCAGCAGCTCACACGTTCTACACGGAGACCCTGGGCTTTGAGACGCTCATGGCCATGCCGGAGTACAACCTGTTCATCATCAAGGATCCTGGGGCGGACAACAGCAGTTCACCCGGGCTGCTGCTCGAACCCAGCGACAACCCGATCGGTGCCAACTACATGAATGCCGTCTACGAGGCCGGGTTGCCTGCAGTGGTCCTGGGTGTGCCCGATGTGCAGGCCGAGTACAAGCGGTTGCTCGCGGCCGGCGTGACCTTCAAGGGGGAGCCCGCTGAGGACCCGTCCGGTGTCAGCGCAGTCTTTGACGACGGTTGCGGCAACTTCGTCCAACTTCACCAGGACTAGCCCGCCATAAAAAGCTGTGGCCGGGACCCAGGTCCCGGCCACGGAATGCTAAAGGTTACGCGTGGTCCCGCTTGGAGGCCTTGGGGGCGTCGCGCTTTGCTGCAGCGTTTTCCCTGGCTTCCTTGGTTGCTGCTTTCTTGTGGGCTTCGTCCTTGACGCGCTGGGCTTCGCTGCGGACCGCTGCGTGCGTGGCGCGTTCGGTGACCAGCCACTGCGGGGGAGACTGCAGCAGCTCGCTGATTTCCGCCGTCGTGAGCGCTTCTTCCACGCCGCCGCGGGCGAGGCCACTGATGGAGATGTTCAGCTTCTGCGCTACAACCGGGCGCGGGTGGGGTCCGTTGCGGCGCAACTCGGCGAGCCACTCCGGCGGGTTGGCCTGAAGTTCGGCGAATTCGTCGCGGGAGATCGATGAATCCTGGAACTCCTGCGGTGTCGCCGGCAGGTAGATGCCGAGTTTCTTGGCAACTGTTGCCGGCTTCATGGACTGGGAGTCTTTGGGAGTCATGCTTCAAGGGTATCTGGCCGGTACTGTGAGTGTGTGCCAGCCGCTGAAGAATCCCCCGAATCTGCCGAACCCCAACCGGGCCTCCGGTTCGCCTACGTTGCGGGGGTGACGCCTGGGAAATGGATCCGCAGGTGGGAAGAACGGATGCCCGAGTATCCGCTGCATGCGTTCATGTCCGACGACGCCGCCCAGGTTTCGGTGCTGCGTGACGGTTCCGCGGACCTTAGTTTTGTTCGGTTGCCCGTGGATCGTGAAGGCCTCAACGTCATCCCCTTGTATGAAGAGCAGCCGGTGGTGGTGGCTCCCAAAGGACACGAGATCTCCGTGTTCGAGGAAGTCGCCTTGGATGACCTTGCCGAGGAAAACTTCCTGGACATTGATGAAATGGGCGGCCCGGACATGGCGCTGCAGGTTGTCGCTTCAGGCGCGGGCCTGGCCATCCTGCCCATGTCGGTTGCCCGGCATCTGAACGTCAAGGACACCGTAATGCGCCGCCTTACTGGTGCTCCCGGAACCCAGATCGGCTTGGCCTGGCTGGTGGGGACGGATAACCCCGTCATCGAGGAATTTATCGGAATCGTGCGTGGCCGTACGGCGCAAAGCTCCAGGCAACCGTCTGCCCAGCAGGAGAAGCCCAAGAAGGCTCCCAAGCCGGATCGCCGCGGCGGTGGTCCCAAGAAACCCGCCGTCGCACAGCGCTACGCGCCCAACCCGGACAAGGGCCGCGGCAAGGGATCGCGCAAGAAGGGCAAGCGCTGACTAGTCCCCGTGGATTGCGGTCTGCTGCTGCTCGGAACGGTTGAGGTAAGCCAGGAGGAGGTCCCCGGCCTCTTCCAAGTGGCCGGCTTCCAGCGCTGCGCAGATCTGCTCGTTTTCGGCCAGCCAGTCGCTGTAGAAGTGGGCGTTCATGATGGCTTTGTGAAAGTAGAGCCGCATTTCCGCCAGGATCTGGGCCATGATCGTGTCCAGCCTGGTGCTTTCGGCGAGGGCAACAATTGCTCCGTGGAAATGCTGGTTGGCGCTGCCCAGTCCTTCATTGTCGTCGGCTGCTGCTGCGCGCTTACCCTCCTCGACGGCGGCCCTGACGGCAGCGATGCGCTCCGGTGAGCCACCTGC
This Paenarthrobacter sp. GOM3 DNA region includes the following protein-coding sequences:
- a CDS encoding VOC family protein — protein: MRLKMCSIHVKDPAAAHTFYTETLGFETLMAMPEYNLFIIKDPGADNSSSPGLLLEPSDNPIGANYMNAVYEAGLPAVVLGVPDVQAEYKRLLAAGVTFKGEPAEDPSGVSAVFDDGCGNFVQLHQD
- a CDS encoding universal stress protein; its protein translation is MRYVVGYTANARGHDAVHLAVALARNHDVSLDLVLVVPEDSPFNAVYPPETGYDDILNEQAQRWLDEGLALVPDDITARGHIRRGDSEARTLIDASVEMDAAALVIGATNSGLFKRFTIGSVAGALLHSAPLPVALAPHGYRRTEPITRMSCGFGTRPGADELLDVAVESARDRGLPLRLVSLLALDGGDSPELLDAAWMHAAQRIAAVESSTADALVPEPEIVVAKGRTIEEAVDRLDWEDGEILLIGSSRLAQHRATFLGTTANRILRALPVPMIVVPRDYTRQSS
- a CDS encoding LysR family substrate-binding domain-containing protein, with the protein product MPAAEESPESAEPQPGLRFAYVAGVTPGKWIRRWEERMPEYPLHAFMSDDAAQVSVLRDGSADLSFVRLPVDREGLNVIPLYEEQPVVVAPKGHEISVFEEVALDDLAEENFLDIDEMGGPDMALQVVASGAGLAILPMSVARHLNVKDTVMRRLTGAPGTQIGLAWLVGTDNPVIEEFIGIVRGRTAQSSRQPSAQQEKPKKAPKPDRRGGGPKKPAVAQRYAPNPDKGRGKGSRKKGKR
- a CDS encoding GntR family transcriptional regulator — encoded protein: MASADQESSEHTGFDGARARMRLRVPSVAERVAEELRYQLAEGFLVPGSKLTEATIAEDLGVSRNTVREAFAELAGERLLLRQPNKGVYVATLEAGDIHDVYTVRRAIEVSSIRAGGSPERIAAVRAAVEEGKRAAAADDNEGLGSANQHFHGAIVALAESTRLDTIMAQILAEMRLYFHKAIMNAHFYSDWLAENEQICAALEAGHLEEAGDLLLAYLNRSEQQQTAIHGD
- a CDS encoding DUF5997 family protein; this encodes MTPKDSQSMKPATVAKKLGIYLPATPQEFQDSSISRDEFAELQANPPEWLAELRRNGPHPRPVVAQKLNISISGLARGGVEEALTTAEISELLQSPPQWLVTERATHAAVRSEAQRVKDEAHKKAATKEARENAAAKRDAPKASKRDHA
- a CDS encoding APC family permease — its product is MSTAPKTVQSKESSLSEKGLKAGSVGLIGAVVIGVSCIAPAYTLTAALGPTVSEVGVHLPAIFLVGFIPMLLVALGYRELNNAMPDAGTSFTWATRAFGPWIGWMGGWGLIAATIIVLSNLAAVAVDFFYLMLGQLFSNPELAGLSKILPLNIATTLVFIALACWISYRGMETTKGVQYVLVAFQLLVLGWFAVSAFAHVANGTAFDATAISPDWFNPFAVDSFSQFAAGVSLSIFIYWGWDVTLTMNEETKNPEKTPGRAATITVLVIVIIYMTVALATLSFAGVGDTGLGAGNPENQSSIFAVLAGPVMGPFAILMSLAILSSSAASLQSTFVSPARTMLAMGHYRAISPRFGRISPTYKSPSFATIAAAIAAAAFYVITRTVSENALWDTITALGMMICFYYGITALACVWFFRAVAFSSVRAFFFKLLAPLVGGVILLVMFVKTAMDSMDPEYGSGSSVAGVGLVFILGMGVILLGVVVMLVMYRLRPEFFKGKVL